The segment ctgttgtcgtcgtcgtcgtgcaTGTGAGCTTGGGACCAGCCACTCGCTTCTTGATGGGTGATGAGGGAACTTCAGACGGCGTCGCAGCCGCGCTCAGCGTCTCATTGGAAGAGACGTTGTGAGGACGCCGATGATGTAGCTTGGGCTGCTTGGGCGACCGTGTCGATATCGAAGCTAGTCTCCCTGCAATGTTGGCACCAAAGGGGCCAAACGAGTGAACAATGGGGTCGTTCTCCTCATCCGGGTCATTCTCATCCTCAGGGTCACTCAGCtcgctggagaagctggcaGTGGCATCGGTCCGCATACTGGCAGCGACATCAACGGCATCGTCACCCTTGGGCTCGGGCAGCTCCGGCTCATCCTCGTAAATCTGGATGCCCTCGTCCCGGCTAGCAGGGCCTGGAAGAATGGCCTGGAGTCGCTGGGAGCTTGGCAGGCTGCCCATGGGCGTCGGGCTCTCCGGCGACGTGATACGTGTAGTCCTCCGCAGGGGAGACGACTGCAGCAACGAGGCTCTTCGCATGTGTGACCGTGGAGGGGAGTCATCCCAGCTGGAGTCGGACAGGTTTGCCAGGTTCTCAGCAGCAACGGCACTACGTTTCGGCCACTGAATCATTACACGAGCATCCAACACGTCTACCATGAGGTCGGTCCCCTCGGTCTCGCTGGTAAAGCTGTCACCCTTGAAGAGCTCCCAAGTCCGTCCCTGGCAATGCAGCTTCAAGCCGTTCCACCCATTGCAGATAATCTCAATCTTGTTGCTTTCCAGCGGGCTCGGGGCCGGTATATAACGCGCCTTGACGTGGACACGCGACACCAGGCGGTTGGCAGAGAGTTGGAACTGCGAGGAGTTAGACGACCGACCCATGCCTACGGTTTCTCCATTCTCGGGGAGCTCAACAGCCGGCACGGCCGACAGAGGTGCGCGTTCGGAAGTGCCGCGGGCCAGGGCAGGTCGGCGAGGCGGCGAGCTGGACAAGATGCCTGTGCTGGAGGTGGGCACAGGCGTGGGATACTTGAAATTTGCACTGGCTGTGTGCTGGCGTTTCAATGGACGAGGAAGTGCCGGAGATGACGAGAGGGGCTCGAAGGCAGGCAGAAGTGACGGTGCAGGCCGCTTTGTGCCAGTCGTGGttgttgaggttgaggaaCGAGCCAAAGCAGACGTGGAGGCGGATGGCAACGCGGCTTCGTtgcccgcagcagcagcagcagcagcagcacgcgGCGGAGATGAGTCCattataataagatattGTTAGTTAATGAAAGTGAAGGCAACGGGGCCCCGAGACCATTCTTGCGTGCCACCAAGCAGCTCTCGATGTAATTTTGGATATTTGTCGTCTGTGTCGTCGTGGCTGCCAAGCGCGTAAAGAGGCACGAAAACCAAGGCACCCACCGAGACTTACACGTCGTTGTGACTACAAGCACTGAGAGCTATGCAAATTGGTGTCTGGATGCTCGATGGATATCACCATGGGCCGCAGGAGCAGGTCGGAGGGGGGTGGTGTATAGACGTTGGCTTCGACTTTGGGCCTTGGGCGTGCGTGGTGCAAGCAGAGGTGCAAACGAGGACGGGCGAGGAGCGGTCGAGAGTATTTTAAACGGGCAGAAGCGAAGCGAAGCGGGCAAAGTGGGCTCTGACACGAACGCGATGAAGCGCATcgcgttggcgttggcgtttgGGCTGCCCCGGGCCCTGTGCCCTGTGCCGCCGTGGCGATTGACCGGCGTTGGCGCTCCTTCAGCGGGCTTCCGGGGGGTCCAGCGCACTGGAGCAGGCGACGCATGCGCTGGAGGAGCGGGCGTTTGGCGGCTGAGACGCTGTGGCAGCCCCGGCCATCAATCAaattgcttcaatgttcgctttacaccagacatgtacaTCTCGGCTCAAAGTACTTGATGCCTCCATTTTTGGAACCTGGGCTTCCTCCGTAAACGCCTGCATCGACTCACTGCCTCTCGCGCGACACGCTTCACCTCGCTCCATGGCTCTGCTCTCCCGTGGCATTTCGCGCGTGGCAGCTCGACAGCCCGTCATCAATTAATGTTAACTACATGTACCAAAGTAAGAAGCCAGCCTCCTCTGCAAACACGTCTCCACCAGGCGCGTCCGCCTCCATTGCTCCGACCCTGCAAATCACGGCAGAATAAAACACACAATTTCGAAATCCTGactggtactagtagtattagTACTCTGTCCCCGTCCTCCCAGGGAAGCCGAGTTTCCATTCGGCCTTGACTCTAGTCGGTCCCAGTTGCACCCCAAACTAGCTGCCAATGTGGTCAAGTGTCTCCCCCTTCACCCGCCCATTCGCTTTTATCGGATTCTTGTGTCTACACGTCCCAGACATGTCGAGGTCATATATGTCttggggtacggagtagtggcCCCGTTTCGTCTTTTTGGCggcatgctgctgctgctctgctgGTCCTTGCTAGGGCCTGTCGAGGCTACCATGTTCGTGTCCATGTAAGCTTCACACAGGGCGCAGCCATTGGTGGTTTGCCCGACACCGGCCGTATGCACGCTCTTGAACTCCGTGTTTCACGGGTAGCAGTAATGAATATCCATCATTTCCAAAGTCGTGAATCCCTCCACAGAAGCGGAGGCCGTTGCAATGTCGGCATCATCCATCGAGAGATCTGGATACCGGATTAAAGGCCGACACAACCATTGCTGTGGGCTGTTTTGATGAACGCAACACGGTGTCCGTCTTTTTCACAGTATGTATGTTGCCGTGAGTCTGATTACGCTCTGTGGTGATCCGCCCGcattgttggtggtgatggcgcgTCGCCAGTTCGAAACGGGCCACGATACCGCGACGACACTACCCTGCAGATGGCCAAGTTTACAACAATTGTGCAAGTTACAAGGGGGACATTAAAGTGATTTTTGAATATGTGCATTCCATGGGCGGGTAATATTTATCTTGTACATGTTTTGTGCAACAATAATGCAATGTGCTGGCAAAAACCCAAATGCACAATGTAAATGTATAAGCGTTTGTCAGAGTCTGGAGCCACTTCGTGTAAGTCAGGTCGCATCACAAAGCTCAACTCTTTCAAATTTGTTCAAGTGACAAGCTAACCCACCGCTAGAGTCGTCTTCGAGACCATGAGGAAACCCAGAGAGAATATTACAGTTCACAATCATGTTGCCACAGTCGTGCTGCCTAGGATTAGGTGCATGTTGGATAATGATAGCCTCACCTCACCCACATCATTTCTTGTACCAAGCTCGCGCCCAGAATATACCATTACTAGACTGGACGGACCGATATGGTGGACCAAAACTCAAAATTTGAGAATAATACTAAATATTCTGATTCTTCACAAATCCATACATGtaaagcctaatattatGTATCCAGCCCTGCTCACACTCTAGCCTTCCGGGTGAGCTCCGACATTCGAGGTGGAGAGCCGGAGCCCGGACCGGACCGACGTAGCGGAGCCACGGGACCTGCTTCTTCCGAAAGCCGAGCCACTGGCAGGCGCTAGCCAACCGCAAAAGTCGGACTTTTTTCTGGGTCTcagggaaaaaaaaaaactgccTCCCACCACCGCCTTAAAAAACAGGCAGCCCTGCGATTTTGCCATTGTACCGCCAGGAGGTTTTCCTTCACACTTGGCTGCACATCGACGTCCAGATAAACCATGGCGCCGTCAAAAGAAGTTGCCGTCGTTGGCTCCAATGCCCTGGCCTCAATTGACCCTGACCAGGTGCGTCCCCCGCCCACAGCGCAGCTCACCCAGTCCTTCAACTCGAAACACTAACGCTTCGACGCAGACTCTGAAAGCCTCCAAGGCCCTCCTCGCGCACATCAAAAAGGCCGCCAAGGAAACCTCCAAGGAGTCAGCCAAGCGAAATCtcctcgaggacgaggatgacgaaggcACCCCCATCTGGCTGACGCTCACCACGAAGCGCCACATTGCCGACAAGGCTCGCCTCCAGCCCGGCAAGATCCCCGTCCCGCACTCGCTCAACACGGACGAGAACACCACCATTtgcgccatcaccgccgacCCCCAGCGAGCCTACAAGAACATCATCGGCTCAGACGAGTTCCCCGCGGAGCTGAGCAAGCGCATCACCCGCGTCATCGACTTTAGCAAGCTCAAGACCAAGTACGGCCAGTACGACGCCCAGCGCAAGCTCTTCTCCGAGCACGACatcttcctcgccgacgaccGCATCATCAACCGCCTGCCCAAGGTCCTCGGCAAGACATTCTACAAGACCACCGCCAAGCGGCCCATCCCCGTCGTCCTCTCGGCCAAGCGGCCCAAGGTCGACGGCAAGCGCGTCAAGCGCGACAGGaccaccaaggacaaggacgacggcgtcaacgCCGGCACAGCCGCCGACATCGCCAAGGAGATCGAAAAGGCCCTCAGCTCCGCGCTCGTCAGCCTGTCCCCGACGACCAACACCGCCGTCCGCATCGGCTACGCCCACTGGACGCCGGAGCAAATCGCCGacaacgtcgacgccgtggcgaccggcctcgtcggcaaATGGGTGCCCCAGGCGTGGCGCAACGTCCGCAGCATCTACATCAAGGGccccaccaccgccgccctGCCCGTCTGGCTGACGGACGAGCTGTGGCTCGACGAAAAGGACGTCATTGCCGACCCGGAGGCCGGGCAGGGCAGcaccaaggccgagaagCCCAACGTCGGCAAGAAGCGCAAGTCGCTCGGCGCGGGGGCCGACcccgagcccgccgagcccgccgcgcccgccAAGAAGGCCAGGAAGGCGGACAAGCCTGCCGCCGAGAgcaacgacgacaagctgGACAAGCAGATTGCGGAGCGAAAGGCCAAGTTGAGGAAGCGCaaggccgcggcggccaaggccatggatgACTGAAGagaagaaccaaaaaaaaaaaaagtttgATGAGAGACCTAAAAGACGACATTTTTTTGTCCTGGGTTATGGGTCAAGGGTCCTTCCTGCTGCATGTAACATGTGTTGTTGCACTGGCGTTGTGGCGTTGAAAACATGCGTGCCTGTCATGAATGAGATAGAGAGACTTAAATGGCATTTACTCCCACACTCAAACGTTCATGCAGACCAGGTGAGGGAAGCACCAACAAGTAAACACACGTATTGATTGATTACCGACTGCTGTTATTGGCTATTGTATTTCAGAAATCAAAACTTGAACCCAATTTAAACCCGATGTTCCGACCCGGTTCCATTCCTACTCCGTGGCAATACTccaacaagaccaaaaaGATTAAGAGAGAAGCAGTTAATAAAGAGTACACACGGGATCAAAGTTCCTCGGATTCAAAGCCGTCCACAGAAACGGCCGTCTTGTTGAATGGCCCCAAGAATTCAGTCATGACGTCCTTGAACACGTGCTCCGGAATATGCATATGATCACCCTTGATGGTCCTGAAGCTCAGCGCGCCCTTTCTATCCAGGGTCTTCAAACCCAACCAGTCCTCCTTGTACATCTTGCGCTCCTCCAACGGCGTATGCCGCCCATTGACCTGGACCTCTCCGAACCACGACGTCTCCTTGGGAATGGCAACAGTGTCGTTCTCAAACAGGTACATGACGAAATTGTCCAGGCGGACGAGATTCTCCTTGTACGTctcattcttcttgtcccGCTCATTATTGATATCCGCAAGGTAATTCGACCCGTCCAGGTACAAGGCGTAGTCGCTGTCCTCCACGGGGCGGTAGTACTGCGCGGGCACAAGGCGGTTCTGCACAAAGGTGCTCCAGACGTTGAAGCGCAGgagcgccatggccgccttgcAGATGTAGTCCAGGGCCCCGCACTGCTTGAACTCGGTGATGCCGTTGTGCTGGCTGCCAAAGGTGATGAGGTTGCGGACGCGGGGGAAGTTGCACCGCTCAACGTATCCGCGGAGGAACTGGCCGCCCTGGGAGAAGCcaatggcgtcgatggcCGGCGCGGTGGAGAGGACGCggttcttggccagctggTCGCATACTATTTGCACTTGGTGAGTGACGTTGCCGATGAAGGTGGATGTGCGGTCGTCGGACCCGTCCGGCGTAGGGTTGATGATGTGGACGAAGATGCCGGGGGCGATGTCATCGGCGAGCTTGGCGATTTCGGCAAGGCCTTCGctgtcggcgtcgtcgcctAGGCCGTGCCAAATGACGAGGGGGAGCGGGTTGTCGCTATCGTCGTACGAGGGCTGGGCGCTCTTGGAGTTGGCCTTGGGGCGTCGTGTTGTTGCGGCCAGAGAGCAGCCCAGGACGGCGGTTGTTGCGAGGAGAGATGATGTACGCATGGTGGGCTGAGTCTAGACTGAGCGAAGTCTCTGGCTGCTGGATGTCTAGGATGGAGCCTACAATGCTGGCGAGGGGAGAAAGTCGACGATGGAGTCGACGATGGCGTTGATGATATGGGtggcatgtacggagtacataagTGCCTGATaaacttggccaactcgCAGGTGACGTTTGCATGGATCCTAGGTGACATGGAATGGAACCACAGAAGGGAGGCACGCGTAGTACAGCTGTAGTCTCTAGCTCCCATTGACCCTACAGGAGGAAGTGGCACGGGCTACGGCAACCACCTGCatacatcaattgatgtacTGCATGCACAACGGCGGACCAGTACAACCCCCCTGAGCCGTGTCACCCAATAAGGGAAGTTCCTAGCCAATGaacaatcaattgatacgTCAGTGGAGTCGAGGAACTTAACCTAGTACGACTActcatactccgtactctgtagtCTCTTCTCTGTTGAGCAAGTTATGTGAAACGGTACGTATAGAAAgtattcttaaaaattaaatactattGAATATTAGTCTCTTAAAAACCTGTAGTCTTACGCTTTCTTATTCGAGTTCCATCATCTCAGTGTCACGGCCTTCACCCCGGGTTTGGCGGTGagtgggaaaaaaaaagtcgtTGCCGCCGTAGTATCTTCGGGTACGCGCGCTTAAGAGAAGAGACACCAAAcaggaagaacaagaaaacaAGGGAGAGAGCGTGGACAGAAGAGAGGACCATAAAGGGGGAGCCCGATTTCAGACTGCATGGGTTCATTCACCTGTACCAATGGTCAGGGCCTCCCTCCAGTGTACGTTGGCGTTTCTCCCATCACCGAAACCCAACGTCCTTCATTCACAAAACACCTTTAGAACTTGATCGCCGTACGCCTATTGTCCGCCATATTCTTCTGAATCATGCTCCGAGTTCCCGCGCCAAACCTTGACAAAAACGTCTCGGGTTCGATGGACAGGAATTTGGGCGGATACAAATGAGTTTTGGGAAGATAAAACTTAGCATTCAAAGATGACAAGCAGCGCCAGAACCACCCTCCTTTTGACCGTCACATGTCTTTCATGACTGTAGTACGTGTGATGCTGTGCCTTGTCTTAGTTTTCATAGCTTGCTCTTTGTCCTCGAATGCGTGCATAAACTCTCGTCGTATGTCATCAAACCGGTCGAGTTTCTCGCCTCTAAGCTGGTCGATGGCACAGCCAGTCAACCAACATGACACTCCAAGCATCTCTGAGGGAAGCGCGCATATCCACTCCAGGTCTATCAAGCCCGTGAAATTCCAATGCTTGACAACCAGAATATTGCTCGCGTGAAAGTCGGCAAGTTGAAGTAGGAACAGGCCGTTGCGAAGTTCTCCTTTGATTTGATGTAAAGGCGTGACAAGACTCGGAGCAAAGTCTTGACTCCCATCTGGCCTCAGCGGTCACCTTCGCTATAGACAGCTTTTAGCTGACTCAGAAAGCGGCGATCGTGAAAGGTGAGCGTGTCCGATGTGAACGCATGAGTAAAGCCGAATGTAGTGCTCCGCCGTATTGCATTCACTGCCCCGTCATTCTCCAAAATCATCATCAAACATGAGAGGGGTCAATTCGTCGGCGTGACGGTGCCGTCATTGCGGAACCGGAAGGACCCGATTTGCGCGTGAGGAATGAGGGTCAGTGGAAGTAGTATATAAGCTCTTTCTGTTCTCAAAGCGCCTGATACAGTTTGTCAGTTGCCGGTCCGTTAGAGGTCCAATGAATGACAATTCGTTCCTCCTCGATGACGGACTCGATTGTGACAGGGCGTCGGCCGACAAGTTCTAATGTCGGTGGCATGGAGTACTGACAAAGTCGGGATTGGAAGTAGTTTCTGAAGGCGTATatagtaataaataataaattcACGTAATTAAGAACGTAACTTTACTCGAGACTAGAAGCATTGTCAACAAGGGAACTACTTGTTAGCTGGTAAGATCCCCGCCAGGTCAGACATGCAGTGGACTAATTCAGAGCCAAGTGCTGTTCGGGAACAAGTAAGGTCTGGTGGAGTAGGCACCACGGGCCGCCGTATTATTCCGACCCGCTTCTGTGTCTGTTCTTTCCGCGCGCCAGACATGATACATCATCCTCCAACCTGAAAGACGACCTCCCGCCACCTTGATTGGAGAGCCAGCTTCTAAGCTATCTCGTGCTGATCCGCGGCTACAAGAATGGGCCTGGGGTCAGGCTATGCGTGCCGTCTGCCATGAATGGGGGCTTTTTTGCACATGGCACAAGCGACAAAGCATCCTTCATATCTGCTACCCCTTGGCTCTTTCAAACCGATTCTGAAACGTCGCCTGCGCCAGGTTGACTGGCGGACAAGTGTTCAAAGGCCATCGCTCATCCGTCCCCTGTTTCATCCATTCATGTTTTGCAGGTCGCATCGCGGCCGTGAAGGATTGTGACTGGGAACAATGCCGATCGAGCCGCTTGATTCGTTTCGTGATTGCTGTTGCAGGCACTGACCTTCTGAATAGATGGTGGCTATGGCCTTGCGACGGTCTCGAGTGCGTCTACTGAAATAGGACTCGCGGCCAGTTATTTATTTCCAGTGGAATAATCTTCTCTTGGATCGCATGCTTTCTCTTTAGAttttttgtttctggcaAACCTTGCTTGTCCTGATTCTATTCCACCAGAGTCGGTCTT is part of the Metarhizium brunneum chromosome 4, complete sequence genome and harbors:
- the PLM2 gene encoding Protein PLM2, which encodes MDSSPPRAAAAAAAAGNEAALPSASTSALARSSTSTTTTGTKRPAPSLLPAFEPLSSSPALPRPLKRQHTASANFKYPTPVPTSSTGILSSSPPRRPALARGTSERAPLSAVPAVELPENGETVGMGRSSNSSQFQLSANRLVSRVHVKARYIPAPSPLESNKIEIICNGWNGLKLHCQGRTWELFKGDSFTSETEGTDLMVDVLDARVMIQWPKRSAVAAENLANLSDSSWDDSPPRSHMRRASLLQSSPLRRTTRITSPESPTPMGSLPSSQRLQAILPGPASRDEGIQIYEDEPELPEPKGDDAVDVAASMRTDATASFSSELSDPEDENDPDEENDPIVHSFGPFGANIAGRLASISTRSPKQPKLHHRRPHNVSSNETLSAAATPSEVPSSPIKKRVAGPKLTCTTTTTTALTSANDIHDIPSSPPVAPRVSKEHTPTPSIEVDPAVTNHVVNQLAFSRLSSTPLSTIMQNLPADQKTGLTRDILRSSIEATRCIGIIKRQGKDAAGKALESEYYYVPEQDDDEQRRAAVVDGLRKPSLRNCRKQHKVCDPLTSTIKSGSSHPIAILLEASQDAVTISSFGGTKFNV
- the PPT1 gene encoding Palmitoyl-protein thioesterase 1, which encodes MRTSSLLATTAVLGCSLAATTRRPKANSKSAQPSYDDSDNPLPLVIWHGLGDDADSEGLAEIAKLADDIAPGIFVHIINPTPDGSDDRTSTFIGNVTHQVQIVCDQLAKNRVLSTAPAIDAIGFSQGGQFLRGYVERCNFPRVRNLITFGSQHNGITEFKQCGALDYICKAAMALLRFNVWSTFVQNRLVPAQYYRPVEDSDYALYLDGSNYLADINNERDKKNETYKENLVRLDNFVMYLFENDTVAIPKETSWFGEVQVNGRHTPLEERKMYKEDWLGLKTLDRKGALSFRTIKGDHMHIPEHVFKDVMTEFLGPFNKTAVSVDGFESEEL